A single region of the Gadus morhua chromosome 5, gadMor3.0, whole genome shotgun sequence genome encodes:
- the LOC115543969 gene encoding transmembrane protein 151B, whose amino-acid sequence MFSPDADSETTAEGTAASRPNDEEDEGEEEESPVNIEVPEEQHPVKQSLGACVCRESHWRCLLLSLLMYGCLGAVAWCQLARITKISFNSALTSSFASPITSSLRGGASGVGIGGGGGGGGGGHSMIYHDSPCADGYLYIPLAFLSMLYVVYLLECWHCRARSDLQSRADVDGVYERVLRMRAARPCVWWKAISYHFVRRTRQVTRYRNGDAYTTTQVYHERVNTHVAEGEFDYGRCGMRDVSCDLRGLERHPATRLRFTKCFSFAGAGPENSYLNQRSRFFSEIEGMDDYMEAREGMQLKNVDFKEHLIAYLDPERPPWYTSQLAFWMAALLMLSWPLRVLMEYRTSYVHYRIEKLFGLEYSYSSPSPDDEDVPARPGGAGCGIPRVDTCDSTELEWHIRSNHQIIPSYSEAVLFDPEAADPGAPCGAGDTPVGDPDDDTPSTNRHLLDGAGRQRAAAAAPGGYGALLSAEDCERCSQRQSRHGGAGEVGGRRRTLTSSSCSSLFSCRGGLLHSRLSLDTSRFSLCRMYGSRRTVGLWRSRSSTLTDRCCADRRCCRSDSSRLALNESPPTYRDARFFPVLIVHRQEGCGGEEDRDVRRYFVRRGSCCVETSL is encoded by the exons ATGTTTTCCCCCGATGCAGACAGTGAGACCACTGCGGAAGGAACAGCGGCCAGTAGACCGaacgatgaggaggatgagggggaagaggaggaatcACCGGTTAACATTGAAGTCCCAGAGGAG CAACACCCCGTCAAGCAGTCCCTGGGCGCGTGCGTGTGCCGGGAGTCCCACTggcgctgcctgctgctctCCCTGCTCATGTACGGCTGCCTGGGCGCTGTGGCCTGGTGCCAGCTGGCCCGCATCACCAAGATCAGCTTCAACTCGGCGCTCACCTCCTCCTTCGcctcccccatcacctcctctctgcgGGGCGGAGCCTCCGGCGTGGGcatagggggaggaggaggaggaggaggaggggggcactCCATGATCTACCACGACAGCCCCTGCGCCGACGGCTACCTCTACATCCCCCTGGCCTTCCTCAGCATGCTGTACGTGGTGTACCTGCTGGAGTGCTGGCACTGCCGCGCCCGCAGCGACCTGCAGTCGCGGGCCGACGTGGACGGCGTGTACGAGCGCGTGCTGCGGATGCGGGCGGCGCGGCCCTGCGTCTGGTGGAAGGCCATCAGCTACCACTTTGTGCGGCGCACGCGGCAGGTGACGCGCTACCGCAACGGCGACGCCTACACCACCACGCAGGTGTACCACGAGCGCGTCAACACGCACGTGGCCGAGGGCGAGTTCGACTACGGCCGCTGCGGCATGCGGGACGTGTCGTGCGACCTGCGCGGCCTGGAGCGCCACCCCGCCACCCGCCTGCGCTTCACCAAGTGCTTCAGCTTCGCCGGCGCCGGGCCCGAGAACTCCTACCTCAACCAGCGCTCCCGCTTCTTCTCGGAGATCGAGGGCATGGACGACTACATGGAGGCCCGCGAGGGCATGCAGCTGAAGAACGTGGACTTTAAGGAGCACCTGATCGCCTACCTGGACCCCGAGCGCCCCCCCTGGTACACCTCCCAGCTGGCCTTCTGGATGGCAGCACTGCTGATGCTGTCCTGGCCGCTGAGGGTGCTGATGGAGTACCGGACCTCCTACGTCCACTACCGCATCGAGAAGCTGTTCGGCCTGGAGTACAGCTACAGCAGCCCCTCCCCCGACGACGAGGACGTCCCGGCCCGGCCCGGGGGCGCCGGCTGCGGCATCCCCCGCGTGGACACCTGCGACAGCACGGAGCTGGAGTGGCACATCCGCTCCAACCACCAGATCATCCCCAGCTACTCCGAGGCCGTGCTGTTCGACCCCGAGGCCGCGGACCCCGGGGCGCCGTGCGGGGCAGGCGACACCCCCGTCGGGGACCCCGACGACGACACGCCCTCCACCAACCGCCACCTGCTGGACGGCGCGGGCCGGcagcgcgccgccgccgccgccccggggGGCTACGGCGCCCTGCTGAGCGCGGAGGACTGCGAGCGCTGCTCCCAGCGGCAGAGCCGGCACGGGGGGGCGGGCGaggtgggggggcggcggcggaccCTCACCagctccagctgctcctccctcttctcgTGCCGCGGGGGCCTGCTGCACTCGCGCCTCTCGCTGGACACGTCGCGCTTCTCGCTGTGCCGCATGTACGGCTCGCGCCGCACGGTGGGGCTGTGGCGGAGCCGCAGCAGCACGCTGACCGACCGCTGCTGCGCCGACCGCCGCTGCTGCCGCTCTGACTCCAGCCGGCTGGCGCTCAACGAGAGCCCGCCCACGTACCGGGACGCACGCTTCTTCCCCGTGCTCATCGTGCACCGGCAGGAGGGCTGCGGCGGCGAGGAAGACCGCGACGTGCGGCGCTACTTTGTGAGGCGCGGCTCCTGCTGCGTGGAGACCTCGCTGTGA
- the LOC115543975 gene encoding Krueppel-like factor 11 codes for MMPMRTYSEMEPPHGAQYVDQCKRRRHGGEQFISSGTSRGSPSLEYTDLEAAEALMCMSSSLGHGSFPRKPAQNPCKPRPLTPASDCCDLVLSPELPETLKDFVSLSSLSMTPPHSPSFTESSTQRCGTGLPALTSAPERPSALPSPPQACRAMETSVIRHTADSTPCRQHIPGAPRSCSSAIAATVCPQQQLQQQQQQQQQQQQQQLHHQQHPQQQKLRQQHCTRQTGRPSPPPPPPSSCTATPQARQPAIYSKPSTDSTAPRSLITQLAPPAPTTTTLCSAPQIFCQMIPVSSQSGIISAFIPSTLQTASPGLRTSPTSLLPQGPLHATPVQHPLLVGPGVQQGTVMLVLPPQSSFPQAQHCTPSVMTLGHTKLLPLAPAPVYMPAGPCGAATPGVKIDCLRRRNYVCNFPGCRKTYFKSSHLKAHLRTHTGEKPFSCSWESCDKQFARSDELSRHRRTHTGEKKFVCPVCDRRFMRSDHLTKHARRHMTSKKIPSWQAELRNLNKMQAGKAPSLKPSLPTLSMLVPAVSR; via the exons ATGATGCCCATGAGAACATATTCAGAGATGGAGCCGCCGCACGGG GCCCAGTATGTGGACCAGTGTAAGAGAAGGAGGCATGGTGGTGAGCAGTTCATCTCCAGTGGAACCAGCAGAGGCTCCCCGAGCCTAGAGTACACAGACCTTGAGGCGGCAGAGGCCCTGATGTGCATGAGTTCCTCCCTGGGCCATGGGTCCTTCCCCCGCAAGCCTGCACAGAACCCCTGCAAGCCACGGCCATTGACGCCTGCTTCGGACTGCTGCGACCTGGTACTCTCCCCTGAACTACCAGAGACCCTCAAGGACTTTGTTTCCCTCTCCTCACTT AGTATGAcgcccccccacagccccagcTTCACAGAGAGCTCCACACAGCGGTGCGGCACCGGGCTCCCTGCCCTGACCTCTGCTCCCGAGAGGCCCAGCGCTCTGCCCTCACCGCCCCAGGCCTGCAGGGCCATGGAGACCAGTGTCATCCGCCACACCGCAGACAGCACCCCCTGCCGGCAGCACATTCCAGGGGCCCCCAGGAGCTGTAGCAGCGCCATCGCGGCCACAGTTTGCCCGCAGCAGCaacttcaacaacaacaacaacaacaacaacaacagcagcaacaacaacttcATCATCAGCAACATCCACAACAACAGAAGCTGCGGCAGCAGCATTGCACAAGACAGACTGGGCGGccaagcccccctccccctccaccctcctcttgCACAGCCACCCCGCAGGCCAGGCAGCCGGCCATTTACTCAAAGCCCAGTACGGACAGCACAGCCCCCAGGAGCCTTATCACCCAGCTGGCCCCTccggcccccaccaccaccaccctctgtTCCGCTCCCCAGATCTTCTGCCAGATGATCCCCGTGAGCAGCCAGTCGGGGATCATCTCGGCCTTCATCCCCAGCACGTTGCAGACCGCCAGCCCCGGGTTGAGGACCagccccacctccctcctcccccagggtcCGCTCCACGCCACGCCCGTCCAGCACCCCCTCCTGGTGGGCCCGGGGGTGCAGCAGGGCACGGTGATGCTGGTGCTCCCTCCGCAGTCGTCCTTCCCCCAGGCTCAGCACTGCACGCCGAGCGTCATGACCCTCGGCCACACCAAGCTGCTCCCCCTGGCCCCGGCCCCCGTCTACATGCCGGCGGGCCCCTGCGGGGCCGCCACCCCGGGCGTCAAGATAGACTGCTTGCGCAGGAGGAACTATGTGTGCAACTTTCCGGGATGCAGGAAGACCTACTTCAAGAGCTCCCACCTGAAGGCGCACCTCCGGACGCACACAG GAGAGAAGCCCTTCAGCTGCAGCTGGGAGAGCTGCGACAAGCAGTTCGCCCGCTCGGACGAGCTGTCGCGGCACCGGCGCACGCACACCGGCGAGAAGAAGTTTGTGTGTCCCGTCTGCGACCGGCGCTTCATGCGCAGTGACCACCTGACCAAACACGCCCGCCGTCACATGACCAGCAAGAAGATCCCTTCCTGGCAGGCGGAGCTGCGGAACCTAAACAAAATGCAAGCCGGCAAAGCACCCTCCCTGAAGCCCAGTCTGCCCACACTGAGCATGCTCGTGCCGGCTGTGTCGCGGTAG
- the lrr1 gene encoding leucine-rich repeat protein 1 translates to MKLQCDVEVVNRMLPSFGMKNRGKGARAVLSIGKHLDKTTQRTSVYMIICTAKDRTGSKYKLKDNIEKFFTRFVEEGKATVRIKEPAIDICLSKADANSLKSFLFAARLADRGSDTSSLPLATLTPVRARDVEKPKKKLTIVSKKDYPLASSFPYSLEQLQVSYCKLSRVDMRMLSLKALRKLDLSNNHIKKLPATIGDLGCLAELILHNNQLESFSEALCLSTLQRTLQHLDLSQNRLKGLPSQFSQLRELVNLKLDDNKLQWLPFRVGRLSKLRFLSAAHNQLALLPGDFRRLSLENLDLFGNPFAPPNPLDHSIHLTFPLSLQELASRAVVNLRVPYGPQHLPAHLCRDLEVSKACDCGGACVSFFIQTAVSMNLHQVSHTVVLVDDMGGTEAPVQQHFCSLSCYSQFLDNCLQRGGR, encoded by the exons ATGAAGCTACAGTGTGATGTCGAGGTCGTCAACCGCATGCTCCCCTCGTTCGGTATGAAGAACCGAGGGAAGGGCGCCCGAGCGGTACTCTCAATCGGGAAGCACCTGGACAAAACCACCCAGAGGACCAGCGTCTACATGATCATCTGCACGGCCAAGGACAGGACAGGCTCCAAGTACAAG CTGAAGGACAACATTGAGAAGTTCTTCACGCGGTTCGTCGAGGAGGGCAAAGCCACCGTCCGGATCAAAGAACCAGCTATTGACATATGTTTGAGCAAG GCCGACGCCAACAGCCTGAAGAGCTTCCTCTTCGCTGCGCGGCTGGCCGACCGCGGTAGCGACACCAGCAGCCTCCCGCTGGCCACCCTGACCCCGGTCCGCGCCCGCGACGTGGAGAAGCCCAAGAAGAAGCTCACCATCGTCTCCAAGAAGGACTACCCGCTCGCCTCCAGCTTCCCCTActccctggagcagctgcaggTGTCCTACTGCAAGCTCTCGCGCGTGGACATGAGGATGCTGTCCCTCAAAG CTCTTCGTAAGCTGGACCTCAGCAACAACCACATCAAGAAGCTCCCGGCCACCATCGGGGACCTGGGCTGCCTCGCCGAGCTCATCCTGCACAACAACCAGCTAGAGAGCTTCAGCGAGGCCCTGTGCCTGTCCACCCTGCAGCGCACCCTCCAGCACCTGGACCTCAGTCAGAACCGCCTGAAGGGCCTGCCCTCCCAGTTCTCCCAGCTCCGGGAGCTGGTCAACCTCAAGCTGGACGACAACAAGCTCCAGTGGCTGCCCTTCCGCGTGGGCCGGCTCTCCAAGCTGAGGTTCCTGTCGGCCGCGCACAACCAGCTGGCCCTGCTGCCCGGCGACTTCCGCAGGCTGAGCCTGGAGAACCTGGACCTGTTCGGGAACCCCTTCGCCCCGCCCAACCCCCTGGACCACAGCATCCACCTCACCTTCCCGCTGTCGCTCCAGGAGCTGGCCAGCAGGGCGGTGGTCAACCTCAG ggTGCCGTACGGACCGCAGCACCTCCCCGCCCACCTCTGCCGGGACCTGGAGGTCTCCAAGGCCTGCGACTGCGGCGGCGCCTGCGTCAGCTTCTTCATCCAGACGGCGGTTAGCATGAACCTGCACCAGGTGTCTCAcacggtggtgctggtggacgaCATGGGCGGGACCGaggccccggtgcagcagcacTTCTGCTCGCTGTCCTGCTACTCCCAGTTCCTCGACAACTGCCTCCAGAGGGGCGGGCGGTAG
- the dnaaf2 gene encoding protein kintoun, which produces MEIGDKIKELNMTKDEVDRFSAAFKDEKFRGLLLEYAKELSDPECKKKYEEEIKLLEEERGNAIEFIHPQPFRALKTSVNGKQKCFVNICANEKVGKCEFKWGVSDDGKRGQHWSLPHSLHPGRPERDPKGNKFMIYDVIFHPDTIHMASKNREFMDMVDSTAIQGIQDGFKVRLDQNNVKVLATKYKGTPQPSVIRKPIPGYQTEDPPASPDPLAFPFPYKDPPSGAANQPAAGAKTREESTPRSFVTESPKPGAPTTPHYKLKYRSFIDLQDFRCSRDSAQSPRPGEIVVTVDMPLLKSAKDTSLEVLGKTLRVECKRPAYRLELPLAYPVDEDRGGAKFNTQNGQLTITLPVSPLVQTVDLSFGPRLTEATQNGEIQNRTSEMDEQEELEKEETEQKSEGSEGQRERGVGPERESADAREVGGCDTEEQAGSPRRKDVPTTHVASYTEDNPSETADNRNGVPPHTQKSFKVLEDNTGENSGTSESSFHSRNSKRTEADEETGTPEDMRILTGTLTGTQREMVTQGDTGTEGDTGIERDTGTKGDTGTCAEKEHLQGTSSTEYTAPQLVSDGKSTSSEATGSSELLNSEDRNHQMSPNVPTASAEDQLKKDDSADSVPVGPVSATEEEEHQEDSADTVPVGPASATEEEEHQEDSADTVPVGPVSATEEEEHPEDSADTVPVGPVSATEEEEHQEDSMDAVPVGPVSATEEEEHQEDSPPGQNGSEPVFSRKPPQPLLREMDESGQETIISDHATSAGLSFHNSLLYELD; this is translated from the exons ATGGAGATCGGAGACAAGATAAAAGAGTTAAACATGACGAAGGACGAAGTCGACAGGTTCTCAGCGGCCTTTAAAGACGAAAAGTTCAGAGGTTTGCTGCTCGAATACGCCAAGGAATTATCCGACCCCGAATGTAAGAAGAAGTACGAGGAGGAGATCAAACTgctggaggaggaaaggggaaaCGCCATCGAGTTTATCCATCCACAGCCTTTCAGAGCGCTCAAAACGAGCGTCAACGGGAAACAGAAATGCTTCGTCAACATTTGCGCCAATGAAAAGGTCGGTAAGTGTGAGTTTAAATGGGGGGTATCAGATGATGGCAAAAGAGGACAGCATTGGTCTCTGCCCCACAGTCTGCACCCtgggagaccagagagagaccccaAAGGAAACAAGTTCATGATCTATGATGTGATCTTCCACCCGGACACTATTCACATGGCGAGCAAGAACAGAGAATTTATGGACATGGTGGACAGCACCGCCATTCAGGGAATCCAAGACGGGTTTAAAGTACGACTGGATCAGAACAACGTAAAAGTGCTGGCCACCAAGTATAAGGGGACCCCCCAGCCCTCCGTGATCCGGAAGCCCATCCCCGGCTACCAGACTGAAGACCCCCCGGCGAGTCCAGACCCTCtggccttccccttcccctatAAAGACCCTCCCAGCGGAGCCGCAAACCAGCCTGCAGCCGGTGCAAAAACCAGAGAGGAGTCCACACCAAGAAGCTTCGTCACCGAATCCCCAAAGCCTGGCGCTCCGACCACACCCCACTACAAGCTGAAGTACAGATCCTTCATCGACCTGCAGGACTTCAGATGTTCCCGGGACTCCGCCCAGAGCCCCAGGCCTGGAGAGATCGTGGTCACTGTGGACATGCCCCTTCTAAAGTCGGCCAAAGACACAAGCCTGGAGGTCCTGGGGAAGACCCTCAGGGTGGAGTGCAAGAGGCCGGCCTACAGGCTTGAGCTCCCCCTAGCGTACCCCGTGGACGAGGACAGGGGAGGGGCCAAGTTCAACACACAGAACGGGCAGCTCACCATCACCCTGCCTGTTTCTCCTCTGGTCCAGACGGTTGACCTCAGCTTTGGGCCCCGCCTGACGGAAGCGACACAAAATGGGGAAATTCAGAACAGAACGAGTGAGATGGATGAACAGGAGGAACTGGAAAAGGAAGAAACGGAGCAGAAGAGTGAGGGTTCAGAGGGCCAACGGGAGAGGGGGGTTGGACCTGAGCGGGAGAGCGCTGACGCCAGAGAGGTTGGGGGCTGTGATACTGAAGAGCAGGCAGGAAGCCCACGCAGAAAAGACGTTCCTACCACGCATGTTGCCTCCTACACTGAAGACAACCCCAGTGAGACTGCTGATAACAGGAACGGAGTTCCACCTCATACCCAAAAGAGCTTCAAAGTCCTAGAAGACAACACAGGCGAAAACAGCGGAACCTCAGAAAGCAGCTTCCACTCAAGGAACAGCAAAAGAACCGAAGCGGACGAAGAGACAGGGACACCGGAAGACATGAGGATACTGACGGGGACACTcacaggaacacagagagaaATGGTGACGCAGGGAGACActgggacagagggagacactgggatagagagagacacagggaccaAGGGAGACACAGGTACCTGTGCAGAGAAGGAACATCTGCAAGGCACTTCAAGTACTGAG TACACAGCGCCTCAGCTTGTATCCGATGGCAAGTCCACCAGCAGTGAAGCCACAGGATCGTCCGAGTTACTGAACTCTGAAGACAGGAACCACCAGATGAGCCCCAATGTTCCTACAGCGAGCGCAGAGGATCAGTTAAAGAAGGACGATTCAGCGGACTCTGTCCCGGTCGGTCCGGTGAGCgccacagaggaagaggagcatcAGGAGGATTCAGCGGACACTGTCCCGGTCGGTCCGGCGAGCgccacagaggaagaggagcatcAGGAGGACTCAGCGGACACTGTCCCGGTCGGTCCGGTGAGCgccacagaggaagaggagcatcCGGAGGACTCAGCGGACACTGTCCCGGTCGGTCCGGTGAGCgccacagaggaagaggagcatcAGGAGGACTCAATGGACGCTGTCCCGGTCGGTCCGGTGAGCgccacagaggaagaggagcatcAGGAGGATTCCCCACCCGGGCAGAACGGGTCAGAGCCTGTATTCTCTAGAAAGCCTCCACAGCCTTTGTTGAGGGAAATGGATGAGAGCGGACAGGAGACCATCATCAGTGATCACGCCACGTCCGCTGGCCTAAGCTTCCACAACTCCCTTCTGTATGAACTGGACTAA